The following coding sequences lie in one Anguilla rostrata isolate EN2019 chromosome 8, ASM1855537v3, whole genome shotgun sequence genomic window:
- the rnf19b gene encoding E3 ubiquitin-protein ligase RNF19B, with protein sequence MGSEKDSESPHSSVSGVPNPKCRAPGKKRGRISFHSLFHSKRGSRGAKGGAGTPTAQQQHQLQQQQQQLPPPAVAPAPAPSTPPAAPGAHLAEPLSSSRASLAGPDLLECPLCLVRQPPEQLPELQGCSHRSCLCCLRQYLRIEITESRVQLSCPECAERLTPRQVAVILDDAALVEKYEEFLLRRCLAADPDCRWCPAPDCGFAVIASGCASCPRLVCRREGCGAEFCYHCKQVWHPNQTCDSARQQRALSLRAHSSHSPSYTQDQGPADDIKPCPRCGAYIIKMNDGSCNHMTCAVCGCEFCWLCMKEISDLHYLSPSGCTFWGKKPWSRKKKILWQLGTLIGAPVGITLIAGIAIPAMVIGIPVYVGRKIHSHYEGKKTSRHQRNLAITGGVALSIITAPVIAAVSVGIGVPIMLAYVYGVVPISLCRGGGCGVSRGKGRGVRIDFDEDDGPITVADAWRALKSPSLGESSLEGGASGLSTTSPSEGLSVAPGGLGDTPRFNTLAGGALGTRAGKYSRLEVQGGELCKEGAQRETGSLGAVSDCASTRGMAGSITSSYTLPDRECTNLEIQVDIETKPSHLCLASEEDLAPPPVTMAPGQGEEPQDCSSRRGRILSGSSLALSPGASLREGLRDVTLAQPESIRSDLEMSDTQSDDIAELTSDDCDSPHPKSCRPPPPPQPTCRASYPSDSLHCSDNMILYV encoded by the exons ATGGGATCGGAGAAGGACTCGGAATCCCCTCACTCGTCTGTCAGCGGGGTGCCAAATCCCAAATGCCGGGCTCCTGGAAAAAAGCGGGGGCGGATTTCCTTCCACAGCCTCTTCCACAGCAAGCGGGGTTCCAGAGGGGCCAAGGGGGGCGCAGGGACCCCGAcggcccagcagcagcaccaactacagcagcagcagcagcagctcccgCCGCCCGCTgtggcccccgcccccgccccctccacgcCCCCCGCGGCCCCCGGGGCCCACCTCGCTGAGCCCCTGAGCTCCAGCCGCGCGTCGCTGGCCGGGCCGGACCTGCTGGAGTGCCCCCTGTGCCTGGTGCGCCAGCCCCCCGAGCAGCTGCCCGAGCTTCAGGGCTGCAGCCACCGCTCCTGCCTGTGCTGCCTGCGCCAGTACCTGCGCATCGAGATCACCGAGAGCCGCGTGCAGCTCAGCTGCCCCGAGTGCGCAGAGCGCCTGACCCCCCGCCAGGTGGCCGTCATCCTGGACGACGCCGCCCTGGTGGAGAAGTACGAGGAGTTCCTCCTGCGCCGCTGCCTGGCCGCCGACCCCGACTGCCGCTGGTGCCCCGCGCCGGACTGCGG GTTTGCTGTGATCGCCTCTGGCTGTGCCAGCTGTCCCAGGCTGGTGTGCCGTAGGGAGGGGTGCGGAGCCGAATTCTGCTACCACTGCAAGCAGGTGTGGCACCCGAACCAAACCTGCGACTCGGCgcgccagcagagggcgctctcTCTGAGGGCCCACAGCAGCCACTCGCCCAGCTACACTCAGGACCAGGGGCCTG ccGATGACATCAAACCCTGCCCGCGCTGCGGCGCTTACATCATCAAGATGAACGACGGCAGCTGTAACCACATGACCTGCGCGGTGTGCGGCTGTGAGTTCTGCTGGCTGTGCATGAAGGAGATCTCTGACCTGCACTACCTCAG tccatCTGGATGCACGTTCTgggggaagaaaccttggagcCGAAAAAAGAAGATTCTCTGGCAGCTGGGAACCCTCATCGGGGCGCCCGTGGGCATCACCCTCATCGCTGGCATCGCCATACCCGCCATGGTCATCGGGATCCCCGTCTACGTCGGCCGCAAG ATCCACTCGCACTACGAGGGAAAAAAGACGTCCCGTCACCAGCGAAACCTCGCCATCACGGGGGGGGTGGCCCTGTCAATCATCACCGCTCCTGTCATTGCGGCCGTCAGTGTGG GCATCGGCGTGCCCATCATGCTGGCCTACGTGTACGGGGTGGTGCCCATTTCCCTCTGCCGGGGCGGGGGCTGTGGGGTGAGCCGTGGCAAAGGGCGTGGCGTTCGGATCGATTTTGATGAAGACGATGGGCCAATCACAG tgGCGGACGCTTGGCGGGCGCTGAAGTCACCCAGCCTGGGCGAGAGCAGCTTGGAAGGAGGGGCTAGCGGCCTCAGCACCACCTCCCCCAGCGAGGGCCTGTCTGTGGCCCCCGGGGGCCTGGGAGACACCCCCCGCTTCAACACTCTGGCTGGGGGTGCTCTGGGCACCAGGGCAGGCAAATACAGCAG GCTGGAGGTGCAGGGTGGAGAGCTGTGTAAGGAGGGAGCTCAGAGGGAGACGGGTAGCCTGGGTGCAGTGAGTGACTGTGCCAGTACCCGGGGCATGGCGGGTTCCATCACTTCCTCCTATACTCTGCCCGACAG GGAGTGCACAAACCTTGAGATCCAGGTGGATATTGAGACAAAACCTAGTCATCTCTGTCTGGCCAGCGAGGAGGACTTGGCTCCACCCCCTGTCACCATGGCTCCCggccagggggaggagcctcaggACTGCAGCTCTCGGAGGGGCAGGATACTGTCGGGCTCATCACTGGCACTGTCGCCTGGAGCGTCACTGAGGGAGGGACTACGCGATGTCACACTGGCCCAGCCGGAGAGTATTCGCAGTGACCTGGAGATGTCTGACACCCAGTCGGACGACATCGCCGAGCTTACATCGGACGACTGCGACTCACCACACCCCAAAAGctgccgcccccctcccccgccccagccTACGTGTCGAGCCTCTTACCCGTCTGACAGCCTGCACTGTTCTGACAACATGATCCTGTACGTGTGA
- the ndufs5 gene encoding NADH dehydrogenase [ubiquinone] iron-sulfur protein 5: MPFVDLHSKFGVNLDRWLLAQSGKQPYKQASRCHSFEKEWIECSHGIGQTRARQECRLEFEDFYECMHRQKTFKRLHEIRKQKEKLEKEGSLTAPGHH, from the exons ATGCCATTTGTCGACTTGCATTCGAAGTTCGGTGTGAATCTGGACCGCTGGTTGCTGGCCCAGAGTGGGAAACAACCCTACAAGCAAGCCTCGCGCTGTCACTCCTTTGAGAAGGAGTGGATTGAGTGTTCCCATGGCATCGGTCAGACCCGGGCACGGCAGGAGTGCAGGCTTGAATTTGAAGACTTTTATGAATGCATGCACCGTCAGAAGACA ttCAAGCGACTCCATGAAATccgaaaacagaaagaaaaactggaGAAGGAGGGATCCTTAACTGCTCCGGGCCACCACTGA